From one Melioribacteraceae bacterium genomic stretch:
- a CDS encoding tyrosine-type recombinase/integrase, which produces MSEPVISKTIDEFLSDLENVRRYSDNTISAYRKDLIQFIDFLNERNIDSICQISEKVVRQYLINLNKSELSKSSISRKLSSLRSYFDFIVENFENSTNPVKKISNPKHKRKLPSIINLDSYDEIIKLLSEDDDVFRRNLNTAIFELLYGSSLRVSELCSIKMNDIDITNKTIKVLGKGSKFRIVPLGNKSIQLIERYIHSRNQLNNTNFLVDQTGNSLDRWYVYRVVKKYLSKVTDIEKKSPHVLRHSSATEMLNRGADLMAVKEILGHENLSTTQIYTHVSVEKLKKSYKSAHPKS; this is translated from the coding sequence ATATCAAAAACAATTGACGAATTTTTATCTGATTTGGAGAACGTTAGAAGATACTCTGACAATACAATCTCCGCATATCGAAAGGATCTGATTCAGTTTATTGATTTTCTAAATGAACGAAATATTGATTCTATTTGTCAGATAAGTGAAAAAGTTGTAAGACAATATTTAATAAACCTGAATAAATCTGAATTATCAAAAAGTTCAATATCTAGGAAATTATCTTCTTTAAGAAGTTATTTTGATTTCATAGTCGAAAATTTTGAAAATTCAACAAATCCCGTTAAAAAGATTTCAAACCCAAAGCATAAGAGAAAACTTCCTTCAATAATAAATCTTGACTCTTATGATGAAATTATTAAATTATTATCTGAAGATGATGATGTTTTTAGGAGAAATTTGAATACAGCAATCTTCGAACTTTTATACGGTTCCTCACTTCGAGTTTCTGAACTTTGCTCGATAAAGATGAATGATATTGATATTACAAACAAGACAATTAAAGTTCTTGGCAAAGGTTCAAAGTTTAGAATAGTACCGTTAGGTAACAAGTCAATTCAATTAATAGAAAGATATATTCATTCCCGCAATCAATTAAATAACACAAATTTTCTAGTTGATCAAACTGGAAACTCTTTGGATCGATGGTATGTATACCGGGTAGTAAAAAAGTATCTAAGCAAGGTTACCGACATAGAAAAGAAAAGCCCGCACGTACTTCGTCATAGTTCTGCAACTGAAATGTTGAACAGAGGTGCTGATTTGATGGCAGTAAAGGAAATTTTAGGTCATGAAAATTTATCCACCACTCAAATTTATACACACGTTAGTGTTGAAAAATTAAAAAAATCATATAAATCCGCACATCCAAAATCATAA